A window of the Myxococcus fulvus genome harbors these coding sequences:
- a CDS encoding DUF4157 domain-containing protein: protein MVPQPSTAPTQDISPGDSADRAPRFDIGTVALYPPPRALRPMPGGATTRPLGRVQAPSTPISPGPSLGAIPTSVAATVGAFGTNLLRAALTPRAPVGNASPSLSRLAGGTPVPAWIRAPFEQSYGYDLSPVRLHTGPMARQAARSVGAAAFTLGDHIVLGGDLDVASGAGRHILGHELAHTVQARLGGGRGRISEPSWPSEREAERATRAALIQSPYELTEGAGEDLHRIAPWLVLAGIGLVAGVVTWATSDSPEENQRRHAEGAPDPSRSLWALVPVYGSVQQIREAESYFQRALGTGFLMVDFATLGAAGVAGRALIRVPVSVYRTAVARRAAGELVVREGGEILTEAMARETAAAFGREGGAVFATRAAAATEVERALGRGAIVAVTEGGLNHAVIYARNAAGQIMKLHGGPLRVLFRETPQVLTPRLAESVAQRANAYVVIEAAEAAVSIEQAVAVAQRGGNAILRWLRGTPTSCGIMQGAILEASGLPAATLARLLPSGGAAARLLPITLLEHMAGNAGLRFVEGGMARIIGGTLMQSGLSAFGGSVGVVTSTLMRVFVDLLSPEASPTPATPRRPRTTSTARRTPESDAFARTIVEQWGRTLLGPASMVSASLPDIIPGWILRTQEFRESLVLSLVAQGMSLESAREVVDGG from the coding sequence GTGGTACCGCAGCCCTCCACCGCGCCCACCCAGGACATCTCCCCGGGTGACTCCGCGGACAGGGCCCCTCGCTTCGACATCGGGACCGTCGCGCTGTATCCGCCACCGCGCGCCTTGCGTCCCATGCCCGGTGGCGCGACGACCCGCCCGCTGGGCAGGGTGCAGGCTCCCAGCACTCCCATCAGCCCAGGGCCGTCTCTCGGCGCCATCCCGACCTCGGTTGCGGCCACGGTGGGCGCGTTCGGAACGAACCTGCTCCGCGCCGCGCTGACGCCCCGCGCGCCCGTGGGCAATGCCTCCCCGTCCCTGTCCCGACTCGCGGGTGGAACCCCCGTCCCCGCGTGGATCCGGGCGCCGTTCGAGCAGTCCTACGGCTACGATTTGTCACCGGTCCGCCTGCACACCGGCCCCATGGCGAGACAGGCGGCGAGGTCCGTGGGCGCCGCGGCCTTCACGCTGGGCGACCACATCGTCCTGGGAGGCGACCTCGACGTCGCGAGCGGCGCGGGGAGACACATCCTGGGGCACGAGCTGGCGCACACCGTCCAGGCGCGGCTCGGGGGTGGCCGGGGCCGCATCAGCGAGCCCTCCTGGCCCTCCGAGCGCGAGGCCGAGCGCGCCACCCGGGCGGCCCTCATCCAGTCTCCCTATGAGCTGACCGAGGGCGCCGGAGAGGACCTGCACCGCATCGCGCCGTGGCTCGTGCTGGCGGGAATCGGCCTGGTGGCGGGCGTCGTCACCTGGGCCACCTCCGACAGCCCCGAGGAGAACCAGCGGCGTCACGCGGAGGGCGCTCCGGACCCCTCCAGGAGCCTCTGGGCGCTCGTGCCCGTCTACGGCTCGGTCCAGCAGATTCGCGAGGCGGAGTCGTACTTCCAGCGCGCCCTGGGTACCGGCTTCCTGATGGTCGACTTCGCCACGCTGGGCGCCGCGGGCGTCGCGGGCCGTGCGCTCATCCGAGTCCCTGTCTCCGTCTACCGCACCGCCGTGGCCCGGCGCGCCGCGGGTGAGCTGGTCGTTCGCGAGGGCGGGGAAATCCTCACGGAGGCGATGGCGCGCGAGACGGCCGCGGCCTTCGGTCGCGAGGGCGGCGCGGTCTTCGCCACGCGGGCGGCCGCGGCCACCGAGGTGGAGCGGGCCCTGGGACGCGGCGCCATCGTCGCCGTGACGGAAGGTGGGCTGAATCACGCCGTCATCTACGCCCGCAACGCCGCGGGGCAGATCATGAAGCTCCACGGCGGCCCGCTGCGCGTGCTCTTCCGTGAGACACCCCAGGTCCTCACCCCGCGGCTGGCGGAGAGCGTCGCGCAGCGAGCCAACGCCTACGTGGTCATCGAGGCGGCGGAGGCGGCCGTCAGCATCGAGCAGGCGGTCGCCGTCGCCCAGCGCGGAGGCAACGCCATCCTGCGCTGGTTGCGAGGCACGCCCACCAGTTGCGGCATCATGCAGGGCGCGATTCTCGAGGCCTCGGGGCTCCCGGCGGCGACACTCGCGAGGCTCTTGCCCTCGGGTGGCGCCGCGGCGCGACTGCTCCCCATCACCCTGCTCGAACACATGGCGGGCAACGCCGGTCTGCGCTTCGTCGAGGGCGGCATGGCTCGCATCATCGGCGGCACGCTCATGCAGAGTGGCCTGTCCGCGTTCGGAGGCAGTGTGGGCGTCGTCACCTCCACGCTGATGCGGGTGTTCGTCGACCTGCTCTCGCCCGAGGCCTCGCCCACGCCCGCGACACCCCGTCGTCCGAGGACGACGAGCACGGCGCGACGCACGCCCGAGAGTGATGCCTTCGCCCGCACCATCGTCGAGCAATGGGGGCGCACGCTCCTGGGGCCGGCGAGCATGGTCAGCGCCTCGCTCCCGGACATCATCCCCGGCTGGATTCTGCGCACCCAGGAGTTCAGGGAGTCGCTGGTGCTCTCGCTGGTGGCCCAGGGCATGTCCCTTGAGAGCGCCAGGGAAGTGGTCGATGGAGGCTGA
- a CDS encoding RICIN domain-containing protein, producing the protein MLAVRGGSKGVRARENRSAKGRGWMALALLLLPMTAAAGPGPDYRWDESRNRPGPNRCNSSSQCDGARTCSPSGWCQGEARPTPPPPPPGRGHGHGRDEPRHQRTSFIRSKLAGLVLDIEGNNRSLGAGLIAHPAKSHLEGNDNQQWELVPTRGGYLIRSKLNGLVLDIDGANKAQGTRVIMWEAHGSPNQVWKLVPGRARGTYYIQSALNGFVLDIEGGKADGSGRLIVYPMHRKAADNQLWHVDL; encoded by the coding sequence ATGTTGGCGGTTCGCGGTGGCTCCAAGGGTGTTCGTGCGCGTGAAAACCGGTCGGCGAAGGGCAGGGGCTGGATGGCGCTCGCGCTGCTGCTCCTGCCGATGACGGCGGCGGCGGGCCCCGGTCCTGACTACCGCTGGGACGAGTCTCGCAACCGCCCCGGTCCCAACCGCTGCAACAGCTCCTCACAGTGCGATGGCGCGCGCACCTGCAGCCCCTCCGGTTGGTGCCAGGGCGAGGCTCGCCCGACTCCTCCGCCCCCGCCGCCGGGCCGGGGCCATGGTCACGGCCGCGATGAGCCGCGCCACCAGCGCACCTCCTTCATCCGCAGCAAGCTCGCGGGGCTCGTGCTCGACATCGAGGGCAACAACCGCTCGCTCGGCGCTGGACTCATCGCCCACCCCGCGAAGTCCCACCTCGAGGGCAACGACAACCAGCAGTGGGAGCTGGTCCCCACCCGAGGCGGCTACCTCATCCGCAGCAAGCTCAACGGACTCGTGCTCGACATCGATGGCGCGAACAAGGCGCAGGGAACCCGCGTCATCATGTGGGAAGCCCACGGCAGCCCCAACCAGGTGTGGAAGCTCGTGCCCGGTCGCGCCCGCGGCACCTACTACATCCAGAGCGCCCTCAATGGCTTCGTGCTGGATATCGAGGGCGGCAAGGCGGATGGCTCGGGTCGACTCATCGTCTACCCGATGCATCGCAAGGCGGCCGACAACCAGCTGTGGCACGTGGACCTCTGA
- a CDS encoding ankyrin repeat domain-containing protein, translating into MSRAREPKKVDVAALMTKADALLDEMPPQLEQAMVLLRQVVAADPEHLLALHSLSWSLDPTRRLEPHRWAREVKAEHWALRDRILALTRGTKPGGKLTLAQKARSLALSQWAEDLVRGTPSVAQLDEVEAALDEAESLRSLPDHQRGRRGLAAWRALTQGKKEQGYRELLSLLEENPGMCAQGVTDDDDPLNFQGLEGAFSDEGFHTWLRKQKPAKAKGKEFDKGLLLAAGLDAKPFFGPGFEGNSRIGRVLALVALGADLSAKDSNKRGVLHLAAMVDDAGLVKELLRLGVSTDAVDGDKSTPLHAAAEHGSVSCIGPLAKGGVPVDALDGAGRTALFEARTAQVAKALIDAGANPNAGKGWTPLHQHARFKERGPVIEVLLAAGADVTLKNSSGQTPVQEALEHKHAALAQLLGAKVPKGKKGALDVRPLLEELERRKKAVLASWYYEGEDVDAIEQVLKGLELQGATSWDELAAALQGEFPWTVMAIVELVRDVLPAEAQTPGFKKAPRFVRGNLVVKGDVHLDAPLLVTGDLTVSGVLRNAGLEGLLAVGGTLRVSGLDTDGEVIVGEDVEAQVVWGHGNDASLRVGGVLKAEVVIEDDHDVQAKVKAANHYKSGFDASDVALKKVFVPKAFKGRTLDREKLFDLLSKTGAVRL; encoded by the coding sequence ATGTCGCGTGCCCGGGAACCGAAGAAGGTGGATGTCGCCGCGTTGATGACGAAGGCGGATGCGCTGCTGGACGAGATGCCACCGCAGCTCGAGCAAGCGATGGTCCTGCTGCGTCAGGTGGTGGCGGCGGACCCCGAGCACCTGCTGGCGCTCCACTCCCTGAGCTGGTCACTGGACCCGACGCGGCGGCTGGAGCCCCATCGCTGGGCGCGCGAGGTGAAGGCCGAGCACTGGGCGCTGCGTGACCGCATCCTCGCGCTGACGCGCGGCACGAAGCCCGGTGGCAAGCTGACGCTCGCGCAGAAGGCCCGCTCGCTGGCCCTGAGCCAGTGGGCCGAGGACCTCGTGCGAGGCACCCCGAGCGTGGCCCAGCTCGACGAGGTGGAGGCCGCGCTGGACGAGGCCGAGTCCCTGCGTTCCCTGCCGGACCATCAGCGCGGACGCCGTGGGCTCGCGGCCTGGCGCGCGCTCACCCAGGGCAAGAAGGAGCAGGGCTACCGCGAGCTGCTCTCCCTGCTGGAGGAGAACCCCGGCATGTGCGCCCAGGGCGTGACGGACGACGATGATCCGCTCAACTTCCAGGGCCTGGAGGGCGCCTTCTCCGACGAGGGCTTCCACACGTGGCTGCGCAAGCAGAAGCCCGCGAAGGCGAAGGGCAAGGAGTTCGACAAGGGACTGTTGCTCGCGGCGGGGCTCGATGCGAAGCCGTTCTTCGGCCCGGGCTTCGAGGGGAACAGCCGCATCGGCCGGGTGCTGGCCCTGGTCGCGCTGGGCGCGGACCTGTCCGCGAAGGACTCGAACAAGCGCGGCGTGCTGCACCTCGCCGCGATGGTGGATGACGCCGGCCTGGTGAAGGAGCTGCTGCGCCTGGGCGTCTCCACGGACGCTGTCGATGGAGACAAGTCCACGCCCCTCCATGCCGCCGCCGAGCACGGTAGCGTGTCCTGCATCGGCCCGCTCGCGAAGGGCGGCGTCCCCGTGGATGCGCTCGACGGCGCGGGGCGCACCGCGCTCTTCGAGGCTCGGACCGCGCAGGTGGCGAAGGCGCTCATCGACGCGGGAGCCAACCCCAACGCGGGCAAGGGTTGGACGCCGCTGCACCAGCACGCGCGCTTCAAGGAGCGCGGGCCCGTCATCGAGGTCCTGCTCGCGGCCGGCGCGGACGTCACGCTGAAGAACTCCAGCGGCCAGACGCCGGTGCAGGAGGCGCTGGAGCACAAGCACGCGGCCCTCGCGCAACTGCTGGGAGCCAAGGTACCCAAGGGCAAGAAGGGCGCCCTGGACGTGCGTCCCCTGCTGGAGGAACTGGAGCGTCGGAAGAAGGCGGTGCTCGCGTCCTGGTACTACGAGGGCGAGGACGTGGACGCCATCGAGCAGGTCCTGAAGGGGCTCGAGCTCCAGGGGGCCACGTCGTGGGATGAGCTCGCGGCCGCGCTCCAGGGAGAGTTCCCGTGGACGGTCATGGCCATCGTGGAGCTCGTAAGGGACGTGCTCCCCGCCGAGGCGCAGACGCCGGGATTCAAGAAGGCGCCGCGCTTCGTCCGGGGGAACCTGGTGGTGAAGGGCGACGTGCACCTCGACGCGCCCCTGCTGGTGACGGGGGACCTGACGGTGAGCGGGGTGCTGCGCAACGCGGGCCTGGAGGGGTTGCTCGCGGTGGGAGGCACGCTGCGCGTCAGCGGGCTGGACACGGACGGCGAGGTCATCGTCGGCGAGGACGTGGAGGCCCAGGTCGTCTGGGGCCACGGCAACGACGCCTCGCTCCGGGTGGGCGGTGTGTTGAAGGCCGAGGTGGTCATCGAGGATGACCACGACGTGCAGGCGAAGGTGAAGGCGGCGAACCACTACAAGAGTGGGTTCGACGCCTCGGACGTGGCGCTCAAGAAGGTGTTCGTGCCGAAGGCGTTCAAGGGCAGGACGCTGGACCGGGAGAAGCTGTTCGACCTGCTGAGCAAGACAGGCGCCGTCCGGCTGTAG
- a CDS encoding DUF3060 domain-containing protein, giving the protein MRNHFTSKAFIVIACVLGSMSASAQDDDEAASVKVGKDGNVRVKAPGATIEARDGSARVRGGGVDIQADGASARDRDDDDAAETSSQSEGSLELVDSDRTVKHDCGEGGKVEIVGSSNQVILTGTCEYIEVTGSENKVSAHTVRRIETTGSDNNVVWKHGPQKGKKPRISNTGTNNRISQAR; this is encoded by the coding sequence ATGCGCAACCATTTCACGTCGAAGGCCTTCATCGTCATCGCCTGTGTGCTCGGGTCGATGTCCGCCAGCGCCCAGGACGACGACGAGGCCGCGTCGGTCAAGGTCGGCAAGGACGGCAACGTCCGGGTGAAGGCGCCGGGCGCCACCATCGAGGCTCGCGACGGCTCGGCCCGGGTTCGCGGCGGGGGCGTCGACATCCAGGCCGACGGCGCCTCGGCGCGTGACCGTGACGATGACGACGCGGCGGAGACGTCGTCCCAGAGCGAGGGCTCGCTCGAGCTGGTCGACTCCGACCGCACCGTGAAGCACGACTGCGGCGAAGGCGGCAAGGTGGAGATCGTCGGCTCCAGCAACCAGGTCATCCTGACCGGAACCTGCGAGTACATCGAGGTGACGGGCAGCGAGAACAAGGTCAGCGCCCACACCGTGCGCCGCATCGAGACGACGGGCAGCGACAACAACGTCGTCTGGAAGCACGGCCCCCAGAAGGGCAAGAAGCCGCGCATCAGCAACACCGGCACCAACAACCGCATCTCCCAGGCGCGCTGA
- a CDS encoding lipase family protein: MSLSVLVFACNRGPPQPQQDELPPFYRTPDSLPTSSQGDVLRHEPLTGLAALEQAGSNVRVLYRSDAVKGDRPIAVSGIIALPKGEPPEGGWPVIAWAHGTVGVADKCAPSRDVLGASAHWYNQAPQRLLNYFLGEMKWAVVMTDYEGLGTEGRHPYLLGRSQARGVLDSVLAAHKLYPGKLSKKYAVVGHSQGGQAALFSAAEAPERLRGKDLELVGALAYAPASAMHLTFPLAVQVTEASPDAAFIPLFLAGAEGGDPDGVKLEQLLKPQALRLYADVDTKCRTELSLTDSWGSFIPKGNVMSETANWPPLLAQLRAMHPGYLSIGVPVRLVQGRLDARVNPAQTWVVRNELIARQASVEYVGCPVADHFGVLGDDIPGTVAWLTQRFGGSAPPDVLSSCQVLTALSSATP, from the coding sequence GTGTCCCTGTCCGTCCTCGTCTTCGCGTGCAATCGCGGGCCGCCTCAGCCGCAGCAGGATGAGCTCCCGCCGTTCTACCGCACACCTGACTCGCTCCCGACCTCCTCTCAGGGCGATGTCCTCCGGCACGAGCCGCTCACGGGCCTGGCCGCGTTGGAGCAGGCGGGGAGCAACGTGCGCGTGCTGTACCGCTCGGATGCGGTGAAGGGAGACAGGCCCATCGCGGTGTCTGGCATCATCGCGCTCCCGAAGGGGGAGCCGCCGGAAGGAGGCTGGCCGGTGATTGCCTGGGCGCACGGGACGGTGGGCGTGGCCGACAAGTGCGCGCCGTCGCGCGATGTGCTGGGCGCGAGCGCCCATTGGTACAACCAGGCCCCCCAGCGGCTGCTCAACTACTTCCTGGGCGAGATGAAGTGGGCCGTGGTGATGACCGACTACGAGGGGCTCGGCACGGAGGGGCGGCACCCGTACCTGCTGGGGCGCTCGCAGGCGCGCGGCGTGCTCGACAGCGTGTTGGCGGCGCACAAGCTGTACCCGGGCAAGCTGTCGAAGAAGTACGCCGTCGTGGGTCACTCCCAGGGAGGCCAGGCGGCGCTGTTCTCCGCGGCCGAGGCTCCAGAGCGCCTGCGTGGCAAGGACCTGGAGCTGGTGGGCGCGCTGGCCTATGCGCCAGCGTCCGCGATGCACCTGACCTTCCCGCTCGCCGTGCAAGTCACCGAGGCCTCGCCGGACGCCGCGTTCATTCCACTCTTCCTCGCCGGGGCTGAGGGGGGAGACCCGGACGGGGTGAAGCTGGAGCAGCTGCTCAAGCCTCAGGCGCTGAGGCTGTACGCGGATGTCGACACGAAGTGCCGCACCGAGCTGAGCCTGACGGACTCCTGGGGGAGCTTCATCCCCAAGGGCAATGTGATGAGCGAGACCGCGAACTGGCCGCCGTTGCTCGCGCAGCTGCGGGCGATGCATCCGGGGTATCTGAGCATCGGAGTGCCGGTGCGCCTGGTGCAGGGACGCCTGGATGCGCGCGTGAATCCGGCGCAGACGTGGGTCGTCCGCAACGAGCTCATCGCGCGTCAGGCCTCGGTGGAGTACGTGGGGTGCCCGGTGGCGGACCACTTCGGCGTGTTGGGGGATGACATCCCAGGCACCGTGGCCTGGCTGACCCAGCGCTTCGGAGGAAGTGCTCCTCCCGACGTCCTGAGCTCGTGCCAGGTCCTCACCGCGCTGTCGTCCGCGACTCCCTAG